A single genomic interval of Pyrus communis chromosome 7, drPyrComm1.1, whole genome shotgun sequence harbors:
- the LOC137740148 gene encoding GBF-interacting protein 1-like isoform X1, translated as MSGAGLRVSIPNSVRKTIQDIKEITGNHSEEEIHAMLKECNMDPNETAQQLLFQDPFHEVKRKRDKRKENLNNKESAESRWRPGGQGRGSRGGRANFAPRHMPHDAGGGRNSGPATENGPSQGAEKGVSPSFPPSRETKNKERSVDGPTNVAFGSTSAVHPSHLSAGSGPEISLSPVGDNLGSSVPPVDAKKTPNIKYGNEDLHEQPGLSSSSSSVLPTPASTLAACFSSSDPALVPSNDSWVPGSVGTIKCEVGSHHPAASEVGSSPAQVKVASKTQGVGKSQHSELSHSSSASTHGGSGSRPPSNYSSRSQQLIGTQKAVGTNKEWKPKPINSAVVQGLGTAGAAPASEVSADSVEAPSQSQLVSRVLDSEEATSKLQRKLEELHLPQRKVVILPNHIHVPESERTKLSFGSFGAMFGVSTGYVGSPESDKNSTPHSETSQVVEESVEEQSSSNQNALATADEGDYPDHPQSPQVSENISSGEGEVSSSAAAGHNESKHDTALPSGGHQFSVAHTSPNYSFGIVPPIIGSQLAPFENSESQSRDVSRLPGFVVQPPFDPASYYAQYYRSGADSDGRLSPFLSPGVSTKYNGNVAVLPQSSQSPQEGGVLSATGPTPLVTQAPGLVQSTQQPLPVFRSPAGMHLSHYPPNYIPYSHYFSPFYVPPPAIHQYLGNGAFPQQPQAGGVYPAPSAAAAAAGVKYSLPQYKTGTNTGNSAHMGMGSGYGPSGSTPAGYNQSAPTTAGNSTSNEDLASSQFKENNVYITGQQSEGSSVWVAAPGRDVSSLTSSFYNLPPQGQHVTFTPTQAGHGTFAGLYHPAQAVTAATVHPLLQQSQTMAGAVDMVGPGGNVYQQPQHAQMNWPSNY; from the exons ATGAGTGGCGCTGGGCTTAGGGTTTCAATCCCCAACAGTGTGAGGAAGACGATCCAGGACATCAAGGAGATCACCGGCAATCACAGCGAGGAGGAAATCCACGCAATGCTCAAAGAATGCAACATGGATCCTAACGAGACCGCCCAGCAGCTTCTCTTTCAGG ATCCATTTCATGAGGTCAAAAGGAAACGTGACAAAAGAAAAGAG AATCTGAACAACAAAGAATCTGCAGAGTCCCGGTGGAGACCTGGAGGGCAGGGACGGGGGAGTAGGGGCGGTCGGGCAAATTTTGCACCTCGTCATATGCCACATG ATGCTGGTGGTGGCAGAAATTCTGGTCCTGCAACAGAGAATGGACCCAGTCAGGGTGCCGAGAAAGGTGTTTCTCCCTCTTTCCCACCCTCTCGTGagacaaaaaataaagagagaagTGTCGATGGGCCTACCAATGTGGCTTTTGGAAGTACTAGTGCTGTGCATCCCTCCCATTTATCTGCTGGAAGTGGTCCTGAAATAAGTTTGTCACCGGTTGGGGATAATTTGGGTAGTTCGGTCCCCCCAGTGGATGCAAAAAAAACCCCCAACATTAAATACGGCAATGAGGACTTGCATGAGCAGCCTGGCCTAAGCTCCAGTAGCAGCTCAGTGTTGCCAACCCCAGCATCTACATTGGCAGCTTGTTTCTCCTCTTCAGATCCAGCACTCGTGCCATCTAATGATTCATGGGTCCCAGGTTCTGTGGGTACAATTAAATGTGAAGTAGGGAGCCATCATCCTGCAG CTTCAGAGGTTGGTAGTTCTCCTGCACAAGTAAAAGTGGCAAGCAAGACACAGGGAGTTGGGAAAAGTCAGCATTCTGAACTTTCACACTCTTCATCTGCATCAACTCATGGTGGTTCCGGGAGTCGGCCCCCATCTAATTACAGTAGCCGGTCCCAACAATTGATTGGCACTCAAAAAG CAGTTGGTACCAATAAAGAGTGGAAACCGAAACCAATCAATTCTGCTGTTGTTCAAGGTCTGGGAACAGCTGGTGCTGCTCCTGCATCTGAGGTTTCTGCCGATTCTGTAGAGGCCCCTTCTCAGTCACAGCTGGTTTCAAGAGTCCTTGATTCGGAAGAAGCAACTTCAAAACTgcagagaaagctagaggaatTACACCTTCCTCAGCGCAAAGTAGTTATTCTTCCAAATCACATACATGTTCCAGAATCTGAAAGAACCAAGTTGAGTTTTGGAAGTTTTGGGGCTATGTTTGGTGTAAGTACTGGCTATGTGGGTTCTCCTGAGAGTGATAAGAACTCAACACCTCACTCTGAGACTTCTCAGGTTGTTGAAGAATCTGTGGAGGAACAATCCTCAAG CAATCAAAATGCATTGGCAACTGCTGATGAAGGTGATTATCCTGATCATCCGCAATCACCTCAAGTATCTGAAAATATATCATCTGGTGAGGGGGAAGTATCATCCAGTGCAGCCGCAGGACACAATGAATCCAAGCATGACACTGCATTGCCGTCTGGAGGCCATCAGTTCTCGGTGGCTCATACCTCTCCGAACTACAGTTTTGGAATTGTGCCCCCAATTATAGGGAGTCAGCTTGCACCATTTGAAAACTCTGAGTCTCAATCACGTGATGTTTCCCGCCTTCCAGGCTTTGTA GTGCAACCACCCTTTGACCCAGCAAGTTATTATGCCCAATATTACCGCTCAGGTGCTGATAGTGATGGCCGCCTTTCTCCATTTCTTTCTCCTGGGGTTTCCACCAAGTACAATGGGAATGTTGCAGTATTGCCTCAAAGTTCTCAGTCTCCCCAAGAG GGCGGGGTTCTATCTGCAACCGGCCCAACACCATTGGTGACACAGGCTCCTGGGCTTGTGCAAAGCACTCAGCAGCCACTTCCTGTCTTTCGATCACCAGCTGGGATGCACTTATCTCATTATCCTCCTAACTATATTCCCTACAGTCACTACTTTTCCCCATTCTATGTTCCACCTCCAGCCATCCACCAATATTTGGGCAATGGTGCATTTCCTCAGCAACCTCAAGCCGGTGGTGTGTATCCAGCTccgtcagcagcagcagcagccgcaGGAGTTAAATACTCACTTCCACAATACAAAACAGGGACTAATACAGGGAACTCCGCTCATATGGGAATGGGAAGTGGTTATGGGCCATCTGGTTCTACCCCGGCTGGTTATAATCAGAGTGCTCCCACGACAGCAGGAAACTCTACTTCTAATGAGGATCTTGCCTCATCTCAGTTCAAGGAAAATAATGTATACATCACGGGACAGCAG AGTGAAGGATCTTCTGTGTGGGTTGCAGCACCTGGCCGAGACGTATCCAGCTTAACAAGTTCGTTTTACAACCTTCCTCCTCAGGGTCAGCATGTGACTTTCACCCCAACGCAGGCTGGCCATGGTACCTTTGCTGGTCTCTACCACCCTGCGCAAGCAGTAACAGCAGCAACTGTTCATCCACTTCTCCAACAGTCCCAGACCATGGCCGGGGCTGTTGACATGGTGGGACCTGGGGGCAATGTTTATCAACAGCCTCAACATGCACAAATGAACTGGCCGAGTAACTACTGA
- the LOC137740148 gene encoding GBF-interacting protein 1-like isoform X2 — translation MSGAGLRVSIPNSVRKTIQDIKEITGNHSEEEIHAMLKECNMDPNETAQQLLFQDPFHEVKRKRDKRKENLNNKESAESRWRPGGQGRGSRGGRANFAPRHMPHDAGGGRNSGPATENGPSQGAEKGVSPSFPPSRETKNKERSVDGPTNVAFGSTSAVHPSHLSAGSGPEISLSPVGDNLGSSVPPVDAKKTPNIKYGNEDLHEQPGLSSSSSSVLPTPASTLAACFSSSDPALVPSNDSWVPGSVGTIKCEVGSHHPAASEVGSSPAQVKVASKTQGVGKSQHSELSHSSSASTHGGSGSRPPSNYSSRSQQLIGTQKVGTNKEWKPKPINSAVVQGLGTAGAAPASEVSADSVEAPSQSQLVSRVLDSEEATSKLQRKLEELHLPQRKVVILPNHIHVPESERTKLSFGSFGAMFGVSTGYVGSPESDKNSTPHSETSQVVEESVEEQSSSNQNALATADEGDYPDHPQSPQVSENISSGEGEVSSSAAAGHNESKHDTALPSGGHQFSVAHTSPNYSFGIVPPIIGSQLAPFENSESQSRDVSRLPGFVVQPPFDPASYYAQYYRSGADSDGRLSPFLSPGVSTKYNGNVAVLPQSSQSPQEGGVLSATGPTPLVTQAPGLVQSTQQPLPVFRSPAGMHLSHYPPNYIPYSHYFSPFYVPPPAIHQYLGNGAFPQQPQAGGVYPAPSAAAAAAGVKYSLPQYKTGTNTGNSAHMGMGSGYGPSGSTPAGYNQSAPTTAGNSTSNEDLASSQFKENNVYITGQQSEGSSVWVAAPGRDVSSLTSSFYNLPPQGQHVTFTPTQAGHGTFAGLYHPAQAVTAATVHPLLQQSQTMAGAVDMVGPGGNVYQQPQHAQMNWPSNY, via the exons ATGAGTGGCGCTGGGCTTAGGGTTTCAATCCCCAACAGTGTGAGGAAGACGATCCAGGACATCAAGGAGATCACCGGCAATCACAGCGAGGAGGAAATCCACGCAATGCTCAAAGAATGCAACATGGATCCTAACGAGACCGCCCAGCAGCTTCTCTTTCAGG ATCCATTTCATGAGGTCAAAAGGAAACGTGACAAAAGAAAAGAG AATCTGAACAACAAAGAATCTGCAGAGTCCCGGTGGAGACCTGGAGGGCAGGGACGGGGGAGTAGGGGCGGTCGGGCAAATTTTGCACCTCGTCATATGCCACATG ATGCTGGTGGTGGCAGAAATTCTGGTCCTGCAACAGAGAATGGACCCAGTCAGGGTGCCGAGAAAGGTGTTTCTCCCTCTTTCCCACCCTCTCGTGagacaaaaaataaagagagaagTGTCGATGGGCCTACCAATGTGGCTTTTGGAAGTACTAGTGCTGTGCATCCCTCCCATTTATCTGCTGGAAGTGGTCCTGAAATAAGTTTGTCACCGGTTGGGGATAATTTGGGTAGTTCGGTCCCCCCAGTGGATGCAAAAAAAACCCCCAACATTAAATACGGCAATGAGGACTTGCATGAGCAGCCTGGCCTAAGCTCCAGTAGCAGCTCAGTGTTGCCAACCCCAGCATCTACATTGGCAGCTTGTTTCTCCTCTTCAGATCCAGCACTCGTGCCATCTAATGATTCATGGGTCCCAGGTTCTGTGGGTACAATTAAATGTGAAGTAGGGAGCCATCATCCTGCAG CTTCAGAGGTTGGTAGTTCTCCTGCACAAGTAAAAGTGGCAAGCAAGACACAGGGAGTTGGGAAAAGTCAGCATTCTGAACTTTCACACTCTTCATCTGCATCAACTCATGGTGGTTCCGGGAGTCGGCCCCCATCTAATTACAGTAGCCGGTCCCAACAATTGATTGGCACTCAAAAAG TTGGTACCAATAAAGAGTGGAAACCGAAACCAATCAATTCTGCTGTTGTTCAAGGTCTGGGAACAGCTGGTGCTGCTCCTGCATCTGAGGTTTCTGCCGATTCTGTAGAGGCCCCTTCTCAGTCACAGCTGGTTTCAAGAGTCCTTGATTCGGAAGAAGCAACTTCAAAACTgcagagaaagctagaggaatTACACCTTCCTCAGCGCAAAGTAGTTATTCTTCCAAATCACATACATGTTCCAGAATCTGAAAGAACCAAGTTGAGTTTTGGAAGTTTTGGGGCTATGTTTGGTGTAAGTACTGGCTATGTGGGTTCTCCTGAGAGTGATAAGAACTCAACACCTCACTCTGAGACTTCTCAGGTTGTTGAAGAATCTGTGGAGGAACAATCCTCAAG CAATCAAAATGCATTGGCAACTGCTGATGAAGGTGATTATCCTGATCATCCGCAATCACCTCAAGTATCTGAAAATATATCATCTGGTGAGGGGGAAGTATCATCCAGTGCAGCCGCAGGACACAATGAATCCAAGCATGACACTGCATTGCCGTCTGGAGGCCATCAGTTCTCGGTGGCTCATACCTCTCCGAACTACAGTTTTGGAATTGTGCCCCCAATTATAGGGAGTCAGCTTGCACCATTTGAAAACTCTGAGTCTCAATCACGTGATGTTTCCCGCCTTCCAGGCTTTGTA GTGCAACCACCCTTTGACCCAGCAAGTTATTATGCCCAATATTACCGCTCAGGTGCTGATAGTGATGGCCGCCTTTCTCCATTTCTTTCTCCTGGGGTTTCCACCAAGTACAATGGGAATGTTGCAGTATTGCCTCAAAGTTCTCAGTCTCCCCAAGAG GGCGGGGTTCTATCTGCAACCGGCCCAACACCATTGGTGACACAGGCTCCTGGGCTTGTGCAAAGCACTCAGCAGCCACTTCCTGTCTTTCGATCACCAGCTGGGATGCACTTATCTCATTATCCTCCTAACTATATTCCCTACAGTCACTACTTTTCCCCATTCTATGTTCCACCTCCAGCCATCCACCAATATTTGGGCAATGGTGCATTTCCTCAGCAACCTCAAGCCGGTGGTGTGTATCCAGCTccgtcagcagcagcagcagccgcaGGAGTTAAATACTCACTTCCACAATACAAAACAGGGACTAATACAGGGAACTCCGCTCATATGGGAATGGGAAGTGGTTATGGGCCATCTGGTTCTACCCCGGCTGGTTATAATCAGAGTGCTCCCACGACAGCAGGAAACTCTACTTCTAATGAGGATCTTGCCTCATCTCAGTTCAAGGAAAATAATGTATACATCACGGGACAGCAG AGTGAAGGATCTTCTGTGTGGGTTGCAGCACCTGGCCGAGACGTATCCAGCTTAACAAGTTCGTTTTACAACCTTCCTCCTCAGGGTCAGCATGTGACTTTCACCCCAACGCAGGCTGGCCATGGTACCTTTGCTGGTCTCTACCACCCTGCGCAAGCAGTAACAGCAGCAACTGTTCATCCACTTCTCCAACAGTCCCAGACCATGGCCGGGGCTGTTGACATGGTGGGACCTGGGGGCAATGTTTATCAACAGCCTCAACATGCACAAATGAACTGGCCGAGTAACTACTGA
- the LOC137739758 gene encoding U-box domain-containing protein 4-like — protein MGEEEQSSVGVEGEEEELAEKVGEAETWNQRKQTLILEISSKLIHGDLESKIEAARDIRNLVRKSSSSSSSSSSKTRSKLGAAGVIPPLVLMLCSPNPDARQVSLLALLNLAVRNERNKVKIMMAGAVPPLVELLKFQNGSLRDLATAAILTLSAAALNKPIIADSGAAPLLVEILSSGSVQGKVDAVTALHNLSTCKENSTAILDATAVRPLINLLKECKKYSKFAEKTTALLEILSNSEEGRTAISNSEGGILTLVETVEDGSLISTQHAVGALLSMCQSCRDKYRELILNEGAVPGLLRLTVDGTAEARERARTLLDLLRDSPQQKKLASSVLERIVYDIATRVDGADKAAETAKRLLEDMVKRSMEHSMDRIQQRAASCTPSDTQST, from the exons atggGGGAGGAGGAGCAAAGCTCAGTGGGagtggaaggagaagaagaagaattggcaGAGAAGGTGGGGGAGGCAGAGACATGGAACCAAAGGAAACAAACCCTTATACTCGAAATCTCCTCAAAGCTCATCCATGGCGATCTCGAATCCAAGATTGAAGCCGCCAGAGATATCAGAAACTTGGTCAGAAAGTCTTCATCTTCGTCCTCGTCCTCGTCTTCCAAGACTCGCTCGAAGCTGGGCGCGGCGGGCGTGATTCCGCCGCTGGTGTTGATGCTCTGCTCTCCTAATCCGGATGCGCGCCAAGTTTCCCTCCTCGCCCTCCTCAACCTCGCCGTCCGAAACGAACG GAATAAGGTCAAGATCATGATGGCTGGAGCCGTCCCCCCTCTTGTTGAGCTCCTCAAGTTCCAAAATGGTAGTTTAAGGGATTTAGCAACTGCAGCAATCTTAACACTCTCAGCTGCTGCACTGAACAAGCCAATCATTGCAGACTCTGGTGCTGCGCCTCTCCTGGTTGAGATCCTGAGCTCCGGAAGTGTTCAAGGAAAAGTTGATGCCGTGACCGCCTTACACAATCTCTCTACCTGCAAAGAGAACTCAACTGCTATTCTGGATGCTACAGCTGTTCGTCCTCTCATCAACCttctcaaagaatgcaaaaagtACTCCAAGTTTGCCGAAAAGACTACTGCCCTTCTTGAGATCCTATCCAACTCTGAAGAAGGGCGTACTGCAATCTCAAACTCAGAAGGTGGGATATTAACCTTAGTAGAGACTGTTGAAGATGGATCCCTAATCAGCACACAACACGCGGTTGGAGCATTGCTTTCCATGTGTCAGAGCTGCCGCGACAAATACAGGGAACTCATTCTTAATGAAGGTGCAGTCCCAGGTCTTCTTCGACTGACAGTAGATGGCACAGCTGAAGCTCGGGAGAGAGCTCGTACGCTGCTAGACTTGCTTAGAGATTCTCCCCAGCAAAAGAAATTGGCCTCCTCCGTTCTGGAGAGAATTGTATACGACATTGCCACTAGGGTCGATGGAGCAGACAAAGCAGCTGAAACTGCAAAAAGGTTACTGGAAGACATGGTTAAAAGAAGCATGGAGCATAGCATGGACCGAATCCAGCAGAGAGCTGCATCTTGTACACCTTCGGATACTCAGTCTACGTAA
- the LOC137739881 gene encoding uncharacterized protein — protein sequence MMGRSPFARAGGFRPENLGPSALALIRNLCFTFFVLGVLIFTIIAATYEPEDPLFHPSTKITTFLTSKSNATFKSDDTVVKTGENFLAPNQTEIGNFISMTDVVNLSEGDNSITQNSEAESASCEGPIDCRDPEVFHLMMRATIEKFKDIHFYRFGKPVQGSDGNSCDMAWRFRPKEGKTASFYKDYRRFSILKSENCTLSVGDIGEYHTGVNARKRKKKAGFDKQGKTEAGFDKQGKTEMNSLPVVGEVVNDTLPVVESEGSFSHGKYLIYSGGGDRCKSMNHYLWSFLCALGEAQYLNRTLVMELTLCLSSIYTSSNQDEEGKDFRFYFDFEHLRESASVLDAKQFWTDWEKWQKKDGLGMHLVEDYRVTPMKLNDVKDTLIMRKFGSVEPDNYWYRVCEGETESVVQRPWHLLWKSRRLMDVVSAIASKLNWDYDSVHIERGEKAQNKELWPNLDADTSPSALLSTLPNKIEDGRNLYIATNEPDTSFFDPLKDKYTTHFLDEYKDLWDESSEWYFDTTRLNNGVPVEFDGYMRVSVDTEVFLRGKKQIETFNDLTKDCKDGINSCSTATS from the coding sequence ATGATGGGTCGGTCTCCGTTTGCTAGAGCTGGGGGGTTTAGGCCTGAGAATTTGGGTCCCAGTGCCCTTGCCTTGATTAGGAACCTTTGCTTTACGTTTTTTGTGCTGGGAGTGTTGATCTTTACTATCATTGCCGCCACCTATGAACCTGAAGACCCGTTGTTTCACCCGTCGACAAAGATCACTACATTCCTCACATCCAAATCCAATGCCACTTTCAAATCCGATGACACTGTGGTCAAGACTGGTGAGAATTTCTTGGCTCCCAATCAAACAGAGATTGGCAACTTTATCAGTATGACTGATGTTGTTAACTTGAGTGAGGGCGATAACTCGATCACTCAGAATTCTGAAGCAGAATCTGCTAGTTGTGAGGGTCCCATTGATTGCAGGGACCCGGAGGTGTTCCATTTGATGATGAGGGCCACCATAGAGAAGTTTAAGGATATTCATTTTTACCGGTTTGGGAAACCAGTGCAGGGTTCAGATGGTAACAGTTGTGATATGGCATGGCGGTTTAGGCCTAAGGAAGGGAAGACTGCTTCTTTTTACAAGGACTATCGGAGATTTAGCATTTTGAAGTCTGAGAATTGTACTCTTAGTGTGGGTGATATTGGAGAGTACCATACTGGAGTAAATgccaggaagaggaagaagaaggccgGGTTTGATAAGCAAGGGAAGACAGAGGCCGGGTTTGATAAGCAAGGGAAGACAGAGATGAATTCTTTGCCAGTTGTTGGGGAGGTTGTGAATGATACCCTACCGGTGGTTGAGTCTGAAGGTTCATTCAGTCATGGGAAGTACTTAATTTATAGTGGTGGTGGAGATAGGTGCAAGAGCATGAACCATTACTTGTGGAGTTTCCTGTGTGCTTTAGGTGAAGCTCAGTACCTGAACCGAACTTTGGTCATGGAATTGACTCTTTGTCTGTCTTCGATTTACACTTCGTCGAATCAAGATGAGGAAGGGAAGGATTTCAGGTTTTACTTTGACTTTGAGCATTTAAGAGAGTCTGCATCTGTATTAGATGCAAAGCAGTTTTGGACAGACTGGGAAAAATGGCAGAAGAAAGACGGTTTGGGTATGCATCTTGTAGAGGATTATAGGGTCACACCTATGAAACTTAATGATGTCAAGGATACTTTGATTATGAGAAAGTTTGGATCTGTGGAGCCAGACAATTATTGGTATAGGGTGTGTGAAGGGGAGACAGAGTCCGTAGTACAACGACCATGGCATTTGTTGTGGAAATCGAGAAGGTTGATGGATGTAGTGTCTGCAATTGCATCAAAGTTGAACTGGGATTATGACTCTGTGCACATTGAGAGAGGGGAGAAAGCACAGAACAAGGAGCTTTGGCCTAACCTTGATGCAGATACTTCACCTAGTGCACTTCTCTCAACCCTGCCAAACAAAATTGAAGACGGAAGGAACCTCTACATTGCAACAAACGAGCCAGATACATCTTTCTTTGACCCTTTGAAAGACAAGTATACCACTCATTTCCTCGACGAGTACAAGGATCTTTGGGACGAAAGCAGTGAGTGGTACTTTGATACCACTAGGCTCAACAATGGAGTCCCTGTTGAATTTGACGGTTACATGAGGGTCTCGGTTGACACAGAGGTATTCTTGAGAGGGAAAAAGCAGATAGAAACTTTCAACGATCTCACCAAAGACTGCAAGGATGGTATCAACAGTTGCAGCACCGCGACCAGCTGA